The DNA window CTGATCTCGGCGTCGCCCGGTCCGGCGATGGCGCTGATCGTGCGGCGTTCGGCGCTGCGTGGGTTCCGCGGCGCGGTGCCGACGGTGCTCGGGCTCGAGGCCGGCCTGTACGTGTGGGCGCTGGCCGCCGCGGCCGGGCTCGCCGCGCTGGTCGCGGCGTCGGAGGTGGCCTACGTCGTGCTCCGAATCGTGGGCGCCGCGTTCCTCGTCTACCTCGGCGTCAAGGCCTGGCGGTCGGCGCTCAAGAAGCAGCCCGCGGAAGCGGAGCACCTGGAAGAAGACGTACGCCCCGCGCGCTGGTGGGCGGCGTTCGGCGAGGGCGCGCTGGTCATGCTCGCCAACCCGAAGGCCGCGGCGTTCATGATCGCCTTCTACCCGCAGTTCATCCCGGCCGACCGGCCGATGTTCGCCACCACAGCAGTCCTCGCGCTCTGCCAGGTGGCGTTGGAGATCGCCCTCTACCTCACGCTCGCCGCCGCCGTCGGCCGCGCGGGCGCCTGGTTCCGCAAGACCAAGATCCGCCGCCGCCTCGACGCGGTCAGCGGCACCGTCCTCGTCGGCCTTGGCGTCCGCATGGCCGCCGAGAGCCGCTGATGTCGGGCACGGTCGTGGCCATCGTCATCGCGCTCTTCGCCCTGGGCGGCCTCGCCGTCGCCGGCATCGTCCTGCTCGCGTTCGTCATCGCCGCCAAACGCGGCAAACGAGACAACTAGCCTCGACCCTTCGCCCGGCGGTGGTTCGCCCGGTCCGGCCGAGGGCAAATGATCATGTTTACATGATCATTTGCCACTTTACGTGGGGTAGACGCCAGGTAGAGGGGCCACTGGCCGCGTGAGGCGACCACCAGCCTCCCAATCCCTCACGAAGTCCCGACGCTAGGCCAAGTCTTCGGCGGCCGCGTGGCCGGCGGCTGACATGCGGCGGAGGAAGCCGACGATCAGGTCCAGCTGGTCCTCGTCGTAGTCCTGGCAGATCCCCTGCACCGCTTCGTTCATCCCCGAGTACAGCCCCAGCAGCTCGGCGCCGCGTTCGCGACGGTTCTGTACGATCACCGCCCGCCGGTCGGAGGCGTCGCGCGAACGTTCGATCCAGCCGCCCCGCTCCAGCCGGTCCAAGATCCCCGTCATCGTCGCCGGATGCAGCCCCGCCTCGCGGGCCAGCGCACCGGGGCTCAGCTGCTTGTGCCGGCTCAGGATGTCCAAGCAGGTCAGCTCGATGTCGCGCAGCTCC is part of the Tenggerimyces flavus genome and encodes:
- a CDS encoding LysE family translocator, which codes for MDLLSSLPAFLLAVVLISASPGPAMALIVRRSALRGFRGAVPTVLGLEAGLYVWALAAAAGLAALVAASEVAYVVLRIVGAAFLVYLGVKAWRSALKKQPAEAEHLEEDVRPARWWAAFGEGALVMLANPKAAAFMIAFYPQFIPADRPMFATTAVLALCQVALEIALYLTLAAAVGRAGAWFRKTKIRRRLDAVSGTVLVGLGVRMAAESR
- a CDS encoding MarR family transcriptional regulator, which produces MSSKSTRRHRQLTVEIQAALREAKSQLTVLNQRVGTHLELRDIELTCLDILSRHKQLSPGALAREAGLHPATMTGILDRLERGGWIERSRDASDRRAVIVQNRRERGAELLGLYSGMNEAVQGICQDYDEDQLDLIVGFLRRMSAAGHAAAEDLA